From Bradysia coprophila strain Holo2 chromosome IV unlocalized genomic scaffold, BU_Bcop_v1 contig_5, whole genome shotgun sequence, one genomic window encodes:
- the LOC119071949 gene encoding vitamin K-dependent protein C-like: MSFKIGTVFLLLCSLAIAARHNDFRMSRILNGDPATVRPFQFYLQAFNETGNNMDYGAGVLIAPRVVLTVASLIRGFESWVVRFGHNVFGQTSTVTSSNAFLHPNFQTGDLFNLNDIGVVLLNSPIAGNVNPIALPETEVSLPRNYEEGQITNFETNLANPSLGFTATSILRSAFLTAFPQAECAATFPGITGPIFCAFDDDYLSNLCTGDRGTAFVVVFRGVETLAGLTSRTSPGCDDRSTFVQVQPYIPWIRAVANL; encoded by the exons ATGTCGTTCAAAATCGGAACTGTGTTTTTGCTCTTGTGTTCGTTGGCGATT GCCGCCCGTCACAATGATTTTCGTATGAGTCGTATTCTCAATGGTGATCCGGCGACTGTGCGGCCATTCCAATTTTATCTGCAAGCATTCAATGAGACCGGTAACAATATGGACTACGGAGCTGGAGTTTTGATAGCTCCTCGAGTGGTTTTAACCGTTGCCAGTTTAATTAGAGG ATTCGAAAGTTGGGTAGTCCGTTTCGGCCACAATGTATTCGGTCAAACATCTACGGTCACGTCGTCTAATGCATTTCTGCATCCGAACTTCCAAACTGGCGatctttttaatttaaatgacaTTGGCGTTGTCTTACTTAATAGCCCTATCGCTGGCA ATGTGAATCCAATTGCCTTGCCAGAAACGGAAGTTTCATTGCCACGAAATTATGAAGAGGGACAAATCACAAACTTCGAAACAAATTTGGCTAATCCATCGCTTGGCTTCACTGCCACTTCAATTTTACGAAGTGCATTCCTAACGGCTTTTCCTCAAGCCGAATGTGCTGCAACCTTTCCTGGCATTACCGGGCCCATATTTTGTGCATTTGACGACGACTATTTGTCTAATTTATGCACTGGCGATCGAGGCACAGCGTTTGTTGTTGTGTTCAGAGGAGTTGAAACATTG GCTGGTTTAACATCACGAACTTCACCCGGCTGTGACGATCGATCGACGTTCGTTCAAGTTCAGCCTTACATTCCTTGGATACGAGCTGTGGCTAATTTATAA